The genomic window GTGTTTTCTATCTCCACCTGGGCAGATTCCTTCGCGAGAGCTATGGACTCATCGGCTCTAACCTTTGCCCTTTCCAGCTCCTCCTTTGCCCTTTTAAGCTCTTCCTTTGCAGCCTGAAGCTCCGCCTCCGAATCATCAACCCCTTTCGTAAGGGACTTCCAGAAGTTGTTAAAGGCTTCGGATACGGGTTTTCTTCCAAACCAGTAAACTATACCAAGGAACAGAAGTATGTTGAAACCCTTCCAAAAGAGCTCAAGAGGGCTGTGGTGGGCACCTCCTTCTCCACCAGCCGCGAACAC from Hydrogenivirga caldilitoris includes these protein-coding regions:
- a CDS encoding ATP synthase F0 subunit B, which translates into the protein MKKILIGIALISGIVFAAGGEGGAHHSPLELFWKGFNILLFLGIVYWFGRKPVSEAFNNFWKSLTKGVDDSEAELQAAKEELKRAKEELERAKVRADESIALAKESAQVEIENTKKHAQEVAQRVKDKARETVEIELKKAKEELALYGMLKAEELAKEMLEEAFKDPSVQKRYIEAQLKALEEKRNA